The nucleotide sequence ACCCGCTCTCCCGCCCGACGCGACCGCACATGGACGTTGCAGTCGTCGGCGTAGCGGCAGAAGGCATGGCCCCGGCGTTCCAGTTCCTTGTCCACCTCGTCCAGGATCAGATTGGCCAGCAGCGGCGACAGCGGTCCCCCTTGCGGGGAACCCGTCCGACGCCGTGCGACCGCCCCATCGTCCTCCATGACGCCGGCATCCAGGTAGGCCCGCACCAGCCGGATGATGGCCGGGTCCGGGACCCTCTTGGACAGACGGTCGATCGGAAGGTCATGGTCGATCCGGTCGAAGAACTTCTCCAGGTCCACATCCACGACGATCCGCCGGCCGGACTGCACGAAGCTTTGCGCCGCAAGGACGGCGTCGTGCGCACTCCGGCCGGGACGGAAGCCGTAACTGTGGTCGCTGAAGCCGGGATCGAGGATCGGCTGGAGAACTTGCAGCATCGCCTGTTGGATCAGGCGGTCCGTCACCGGGGAATGCCGAGTGCGCGCTCGCCACCCCCAGGTTTCGGGATCATCACGCGACGCACCGGCTGCGGCCGGTACGTCCCCTCCCGCAGGCTGTCGCGGATCGCCGGCCAGCGGCTCTTCAGCAGTGCGGCGGTCTGGTCGATGTCCAGGCCGTCCACTCCCGCTGCACCCCCGTTGGCCCGCACCTTCCTCAACGCTCGCAGAAGGTTCTCTCGCGCCAGGACCGCATCCAGCAGCCCCGGCCCCATGGCGTCCGTGTCCCGGCGCGGGCGCTCGGCTTCGTCAAGACGGGCCTCCGGACGGGCTTCACCCGTCCTCCTCTCCCGCCTCCCGGATCGCTCCGGCATCTGACGCATGGCCTCACGCATCGTCGGGTGGACTCCATTCTCCCTCGTTCGGCCCTTCGGTCCGGCTCGCGCCTCGCCTACTATGGCCTCTGCTGACTTCCCGCTCCGGCTCGACGCCGTCGCCCTTTCAGGCGCAAGGCGGGATCTCCCCAGGTAAGAACGCGTTCCTTCGCTGCACGACCGCCGGATTTACGCCACCGACCCTTGGTCACAAGAGCTTCGCGGTTCCATGCCCGCTCGCCCTGGTCGGCACCGCCTCATATCCGGTTCTTGTTCATCGGCCCGCAGCTGCGATCCACGCTTCCTTCCCACGGTCGGTTGCCCTTCCGCAGTTGCGCTTCTCTTCGTTCGCCGTGACCAGCTTACGGAGGGACTTACACCCTCAAGAACGCGCTAATGCTGGGCGCACAAAGAAAAGGCCCTTCCCCGGGCGACGGCGAAGGGCCTTCGAGCGCCGGCAGGGCCGGGATGGATCAGATCTGCCCGCGCTCGTGCGCCTGACGCATAAGGACATATTGGCGCATCATCTGGTTACGGAAGCGGTAACGGGTGCGGCCCGGTTCCACCACCGCCGCCAGGACGGCGCCGTGATCCTCCCGCGTCAGGCGTTCCAGAAGGTCGCTCGTCACCGGTCCCGCCGTCTCCAGATCCTCCGGATCGAAGGTGCCGTAGGAGTCGGTCGGGCAGAGCGCGCAGGACAGCAGCATGTCCTCCAACTCCAGGCGCCGGTCGCCGGCCAGCGCGCGGGCATAGCCGTCGACGATGCCCCGCTCCGCCTCCTGCAGGCAGCGGGCGACCGCATAGGCCAGATCCTCCTGCTCCACCACGTTGCTGCCGCGGCTGACGGCGCTGCGCGCCGCGTGCAGGCAGAGGAGCTGGGCATAGTAGGGCAGCCCGCGCACGAACTCGGCGATGCGCTGCATGACGTCGGGAGCGAAGCTGATGCCGGCATTCTCCGCCCCGGCCTGGATCAGCCGGCCGATCTCCTGGTCGGTCATCAGCGGCAGATGGACCGGCACCAGCGAACGCTGGATCGACGGATGCTTGCCGAGGAGCTGGTCCAGGTTCTCCGCCACGCCGACCACCAGCATGGTCACCGGCGCCGCGCTGTCGGACAGGTTCTTGAACAGCTCCGCCAGCTTGTTGCGGAAGTCCTCGTCGGTGACGCGGTCGTACTCGTCGAGGATCAGCAGGACATGGGTGGCATGGATGCCCGAGAGGATCTCGTTCAGTTCGGTGACGCTGAAGCCGCCTTCCGGCAGAAGCTCGTTGAAGTTGGCGAAGCTGCGGCGCGCCGCGAAGGGGTTGTCGTGGGCCGAGCGGTAGTAGGTCGACGGGATCTTCTTCAGGAAATGACGGAAGATGTCCTCGAAGCTCAGCTCGCCGCTGCAGGTCAGCTTCAGGGCGAGGTAGCCGGCCTGGCCGGCGATCTTCTCGATGGCGTTGGCGACGGAGGTCTTGCCCCGGCCGCGGTCGCCGAAGAGGATGACGTGCGCCCGCTCCTCCTCGATGGCCGAGATGATGCGGCGCAGCGTGTCGGTGCGGCCGATGAAGAGGGAGTTGAGCTGCTGCTTCGGCCGCGTCGGCGTGAAGGCCTCGCGCAGAAGGCCGTTCAGCTCCGGCGTCAGCCCCTTCAGCATCGCCGGCGCGCCGACGGCACCCGGGCCGCGCAGGGCGCCGTTGACCGACATGGTGAAGCGCGGCAGTTCCGCCCCGCCGTCGTCGCCGGCCGCGCCCTGGGCGCCGCCCGGAGGCGGGAACATGCGGCTGCGGCGATCGCTGGTCGCGTCGGGGCGCAGGATGTCCGGTCCGCGCATCGGCGCCGGGTCGCCCCCGCCGTGCCCGCCCAGCCCCTGCCCACCCGGCCCCTGTCCACCCGGCCCCGTCATGCCGAGACCGGCGATCTCCGCCGGCCCGCCGACGGAACGCAGATGCGGCTGGCCGGCAGGTCTCCCGGCAGGCTGCATGCCCGGCCCGGCGAACCCGCCGAAGCCCGCGGCATCGGCCGGAGCGTTGCCGGGGATGCCGCCCGGGGCGTTGCCGGTCACCCCTCCCGCCATCGACACCCGCTCGTCCGCACCGGCGGCCGACCGCCGCTTCCGAAAGAAATTCCGCATTCCTGCCGTACCCCGAGCTGTCCGCGTTGACGGCGTCGCCTGTGTCCGGAGTCTTGCGATTCTACTCCGGGCGAGACGCGCACCCCGGATGTAAGCGATGGGAGTGCCGGATTGCGCTGGGATTCCGGATATCATACCGACGCAGCACTGCCCGTACGGAGGCCCCTTTCGGCGAAAACGGAGCCTCCGCGAACGGAGGGGGACGGACGGCGGCGCCGCGTCGAAGGCCGCCGCCCCATCCGGAGGCGGACCGTCAGCCGACCATGGTCCAGCCGTAGAGCGCCACCATCAGCGCGCTGAACGTCACGAACTCGCGCAGGAACGCCAGAGCCGACATGGCACCCTCCCCTTCTGTTCTGCCGCCGCGGACCGTCTGGACATGTCCCGGCCGGCCGGTCGATGGGCTGCCGGCCCCTGCCGGTACTGCCCGATGCACCGACAGATACCGGAACAGATACCGAACATCAAGCTCAATGTTCAGCTTACGTTCGTTTTGTCTCCCTCATACGTTCCATGATGCGCGACGGATCGCGGCCCCCGGAGCCGGAGCCGGTACTCCGTTCGACAATCGTACGGAATGCGACCGAGTTGCAGCGGCGGTCGCTTCCATATGTTGCGTACCGCTGTATTTGATGTAATGACGGGCCAAGCGGGGACGCCGCCGCTGCTGCGGTGGTGTGCCGCGGCAGGGCCCGGCTGGGTAGGCCAGTCGGATAATCGAAGAGCAGGACCGCAGATGAGCACCGATAGCCAACCGGGGTCCGGACCGACCGGCCAGCCCGATCCGGCCCAGACCGACCGGGGTCGGGCGGGCCAGGATCCGGGCGCGACGGCGCAGGCCGCCGGGATACCGGCCGCCGACGGGCCGGGCGCCGATGGGCCGTCAACCGACACCCCGGCCACCGACACCCCGGCCGCCGACACCCCGACGAACGGCCAGCAGGAGCCGGCTGACCACGGATCGGGATCGAACAGGCTGCCGGCACTGGTGCTGGGGGCGCTGGGCGTCGTCTATGGCGACATCGGCACCAGCCCGCTCTACACCCTGCGCGAGGCGTTCGGCGAAGCCGGACTGCCTCTGACCGAGGCGACGGTGCTGGGCATCCTGTCGCTGGTGTTCTGGGCGCTGATCCTGGTGGTGACGGTCAAATACGTGATGGTCATCATGCGGGCCGACAACCGCGGCGAAGGCGGCGTTCTCGCCCTGGGCTCGCTGGCCCATCGCGGGCTCGGCCAGAAGCGCAGCAACCGCATCCTGGTCAGCCTCGCCATCCTGGGCATGGCGCTGTTCTACGGCGACAGCCTGATCACCCCCGCCATCTCGGTGCTGAGCGCGGTCGAAGGCCTGAAGGTGGTGGCGCCGCGGCTGGAGCCCTTCATCGTCCCGCTGACGCTGGCCGTCATCGTTCTGCTGTTCGTCTTCCAGCGGCAGGGCACCGGGCGGGTCGGCATCTTCTTCGGCCCGGTGATGGGGCTGTGGTTCTCCGTCCTCGCCATCCTCGGCCTGATCCAGATCGTGCATGCGCCGGACGTGCTGCGGGCGGTGAGCCCGACCTACGCCATCGCCCTGTTCCAGGCCAACGCGCTGCTGGCCTTCGTCGCGCTGGGCGCGGTGGTGCTGGCGGTGACCGGCGCCGAGGCGCTCTATGCCGACATGGGGCATTTCGGCCGGCGCCCGATCCGGCTGGCCTGGATGTACATGGTGCTGCCGGCCCTGCTGCTGAACTACTTCGGCCAGGGCAGCCTGCTGCTGCATGAGCCGGAGGCGCTGGAGAACCCCTTCTACCATCTGGCGCCGGACTGGGCGCAGCTTCCCCTGGTGGTGCTGGCGACGGCGGCGACGGTGATCGCCAGCCAGGCGGTGATCTCCGGCGCCTTCTCCCTGACGCGGCAGGCGGTGCAGCTCGGCTATCTGCCCCGGCGCGAGATCCGGCACACGTCGGAGCACGAGATCGGGCAGGTCTACATCCCGCGCAACAACTGGATCCTGCTGGTCGGCGTGGTGATCCTGGTGATCGGCTTCGGATCCTCCAGCAACCTCGCCGCGGCCTACGGCGTGTCGGTGACCGGCGCGATGGCGATCGACGCCATCCTGGCGGCGGTGGTCGCGTGGCGCCTGTGGCGCTGGAACCCGCTGCTGGTGATCGTCGCCTTCACCGGGTTCCTGGCGATCGACCTGATCCTGTTCGGCGCCACCCTGACCAAGGTGCCGCAGGGCGGCTGGTTCCCGCTGGCCATCGCCTTCGGCGTCTACCTGCTGATGACGACGTGGCGCCACGGCCGCAAGCTGCTGACCGACCGGCTCTATTCCGACGCCCTGCCCATGGAGCTGTTCCTCAGCCGCATCACGCCGCAGTCGCCCCAGCGCGTCGCCGGCACCGCGGTGTTCATGACCGGCCGCTCCGACCTCGTGCCGCACGCCATGCTGCACAACATCAAGCACAACCGCGTGCTGCACGAGCGCGTCGTCATGGTGACGGTGAACATCGAGGAGGTGCCGCGCATCAGCGACGACCGCACCATGGAGGTGGACAAGCTGGGCAAGGGCTTCTGGCGCGTGGTGCTCCACTTCGGCTACCTGGAGCAGCCGAACATCCCGCGCGCGCTGGAGTCCTGCCGCCGCTTCGGCCTGCATCTCGACCTGATGGACACGTCCTTCTTCCTGGGACGCGAGACGCTGATCCCGTCCAGGCGCCGCGGCTTGCCCGGCTGGCGCGAGCCTATGTTCATCCTGATGTCCAAGACCGCCCTGTCGGCGACCGAGTTCTTCTGCATCCCGCCGGGGCGCGTGGTGGAGCTGGGCACCCAGGTGGAGATCTGAGGCCCGGCCCCGCCGGGGCGTGCGCTACGCGCCCCCGGCCCGCGCCTGCCGGATCAGGTCGGCATACCAGCGCGACGAGGCCTTCGGCGTGCGCTTCAGCGTCTTGAAGTCGACATGGACGAGGCCGAAACGCTGGCCGTAGCCGTTGCCCCATTCGAAGTTGTCGAGCAGCGACCAGACGAAATAGCCGCGCACGTCGGCCCCCAGCGCCATCGCGTCGCGCATCGCCGCGTTGTAGGTCTTGAGGTAGGCGATGCGGTGGGGATCGTCGACCGCGCCGCCGGCGTCCGGCGCGTCGCTGCCGCCGCAGCCGTTCTCCGTCACCACGATGGGCAGCCGGTAGCGGCGGGAGATGGTCAGCAGCTCCTCCCGGAAGGCGTCGGGGAAGATCGCCCAGCCGACGGCGCGCGAGGCCTCGCTGTTGGCCGCGGCGGCCGGCGCATTGCCCCAGCCATAGCCCCAGGTGCGCTCCGGCTCGGTCTTCGCGAAGATCGGGCCGTAATGGTTGAGGCCGAACCAGTCCACCGGCCGGGCGATGCGCGCCATGTCGCCGGGCTGGACATGGGGCTCGATCGCCTCGGCGGTGCGCGGCGGGTAGTGGCCGCGGATCTGCGGATCGGGGAAGACGAGGTTCCAGTGCTCGTCCAGCAGGGCGGCGGCCTCGCGGTTCTCCGGCGTGTCGGTTTCCGGCACCACGACCTGACGGTTGTGGATGGCGCCGATCGAGGCCTGGGGGACCAGGGCGCGCAGCACGTCCACCCCGGCGCCGTGGGCGAGGTTGACGTGGTGGATGGCGCGCAGATGCTGCACCCGGTCGGTGATGCCGGGCGCCGCCCAGGGGATCGCATAGCCGAAGAGGGTGAAGACGGAGAACTCGTTGAAGGTGGCCCAGCGCTTGACGCGGTCGCCGTAGCGGCGGGCGCAGAGCGCGGCGTAGTCGGCGAACCAGCCGGCGCTGTCGCGGCTGGCCCAGCCGCCGAGGTCGTGCAGGGCCTGCGGCAGGTCCCAATGGTAGAGACAGGCCCAGGGCTCGATGCCGGCCTCCAGCAGCCGGTCGATCAGCCGGTCGTAGAAGTCGAGGCCCTTGTCGTTCACCGCGCCGCGTCCGCGCGGCAGGATGCGCGGCCAGGACAGCGAGAAGCGGTAGGCCCCCACCCCCATGCCCTTCATCAGGGCGATGTCCTCGGCATAGCGGTGGTAATGGTCGCAGGCGACGTCGCCGGTATCGCCGTTGACCACCCCGCCGGCGGTGCGGCAGCGGGTGTCCCAGATGCTGGGACCGCGGCCATCCTCGGCGGCGGCGCCCTCGATCTGGTAGGCGGAGGTGGACACCCCCCAGACGAAACCCTGCGGATAGGGGGGCGGCGTGGCGGACATGCTTCCTCCAGGAGGTCGGGCGGGAGACCGGGTGGGCGGACGTTTTCGCGTATACTACCTTTGGCAGAGTGCCTGTGGAATGGGCATAATGGGGCGTCCGAACCCTGCTGCGGAGCGGCCTGCCATGACGTCGTCCCTTCCCGGGTCCTTTCCCGGCCCCTTCCCCGCCGGCTTCCTGTGGGGAGCCTCCACCTCCGCCTTCCAGATCGAGGGGGCGGCGACGGAGGACGGGCGCGGCCCCAGCATCTGGGACAGCTTCTGCAAGCTGAAGGGACGGGTCGACAACGGCGACACCGCGGACGTCGCCTGCGACCATTACCACCGCTATGCCGAGGACGTCGCGCTGATGCGGGACCTCGGGCTGCAGGCCTACCGCTTCTCGATCTCGTGGCCGCGGCTGCTGCCGCGCGGGCGCGGCGCGGTGAACGACAAGGGCCTCGACTTCTACGACCGGCTGATCGACCGGCTGCTGGAGGCCGGCATCGAGCCCTGGGCCTGTCTCTACCATTGGGACCTGCCGCAGGCCCTGCACGACCTCGGCGGCTGGGCCAGCCGCGACAGCGCCGGCTGGTTCGCCGACTATGCCGCGCTCTGCGCCCGCCGCTACGGCGACCGCGTCAAACG is from Azospirillum thermophilum and encodes:
- a CDS encoding GH1 family beta-glucosidase; translated protein: MSATPPPYPQGFVWGVSTSAYQIEGAAAEDGRGPSIWDTRCRTAGGVVNGDTGDVACDHYHRYAEDIALMKGMGVGAYRFSLSWPRILPRGRGAVNDKGLDFYDRLIDRLLEAGIEPWACLYHWDLPQALHDLGGWASRDSAGWFADYAALCARRYGDRVKRWATFNEFSVFTLFGYAIPWAAPGITDRVQHLRAIHHVNLAHGAGVDVLRALVPQASIGAIHNRQVVVPETDTPENREAAALLDEHWNLVFPDPQIRGHYPPRTAEAIEPHVQPGDMARIARPVDWFGLNHYGPIFAKTEPERTWGYGWGNAPAAAANSEASRAVGWAIFPDAFREELLTISRRYRLPIVVTENGCGGSDAPDAGGAVDDPHRIAYLKTYNAAMRDAMALGADVRGYFVWSLLDNFEWGNGYGQRFGLVHVDFKTLKRTPKASSRWYADLIRQARAGGA
- a CDS encoding potassium transporter Kup; the protein is MSTDSQPGSGPTGQPDPAQTDRGRAGQDPGATAQAAGIPAADGPGADGPSTDTPATDTPAADTPTNGQQEPADHGSGSNRLPALVLGALGVVYGDIGTSPLYTLREAFGEAGLPLTEATVLGILSLVFWALILVVTVKYVMVIMRADNRGEGGVLALGSLAHRGLGQKRSNRILVSLAILGMALFYGDSLITPAISVLSAVEGLKVVAPRLEPFIVPLTLAVIVLLFVFQRQGTGRVGIFFGPVMGLWFSVLAILGLIQIVHAPDVLRAVSPTYAIALFQANALLAFVALGAVVLAVTGAEALYADMGHFGRRPIRLAWMYMVLPALLLNYFGQGSLLLHEPEALENPFYHLAPDWAQLPLVVLATAATVIASQAVISGAFSLTRQAVQLGYLPRREIRHTSEHEIGQVYIPRNNWILLVGVVILVIGFGSSSNLAAAYGVSVTGAMAIDAILAAVVAWRLWRWNPLLVIVAFTGFLAIDLILFGATLTKVPQGGWFPLAIAFGVYLLMTTWRHGRKLLTDRLYSDALPMELFLSRITPQSPQRVAGTAVFMTGRSDLVPHAMLHNIKHNRVLHERVVMVTVNIEEVPRISDDRTMEVDKLGKGFWRVVLHFGYLEQPNIPRALESCRRFGLHLDLMDTSFFLGRETLIPSRRRGLPGWREPMFILMSKTALSATEFFCIPPGRVVELGTQVEI
- a CDS encoding ATP-binding protein; translation: MRNFFRKRRSAAGADERVSMAGGVTGNAPGGIPGNAPADAAGFGGFAGPGMQPAGRPAGQPHLRSVGGPAEIAGLGMTGPGGQGPGGQGLGGHGGGDPAPMRGPDILRPDATSDRRSRMFPPPGGAQGAAGDDGGAELPRFTMSVNGALRGPGAVGAPAMLKGLTPELNGLLREAFTPTRPKQQLNSLFIGRTDTLRRIISAIEEERAHVILFGDRGRGKTSVANAIEKIAGQAGYLALKLTCSGELSFEDIFRHFLKKIPSTYYRSAHDNPFAARRSFANFNELLPEGGFSVTELNEILSGIHATHVLLILDEYDRVTDEDFRNKLAELFKNLSDSAAPVTMLVVGVAENLDQLLGKHPSIQRSLVPVHLPLMTDQEIGRLIQAGAENAGISFAPDVMQRIAEFVRGLPYYAQLLCLHAARSAVSRGSNVVEQEDLAYAVARCLQEAERGIVDGYARALAGDRRLELEDMLLSCALCPTDSYGTFDPEDLETAGPVTSDLLERLTREDHGAVLAAVVEPGRTRYRFRNQMMRQYVLMRQAHERGQI